A window from Centropristis striata isolate RG_2023a ecotype Rhode Island chromosome 2, C.striata_1.0, whole genome shotgun sequence encodes these proteins:
- the adamtsl5 gene encoding ADAMTS-like protein 5 has translation MSSSLLTRKLTLCQALTFVLLLLAPVCLSDPQSSWVSAWHPSSESSSGRLARARRQLHFRNEWAEWSGWSVCSRSCGGGASVRTRTCITRNPVGGPCTGDPRQYKICNTKECPPSSEDFREMQCAAFNDRPLVAGTSFRWTTFHGGSNPCELSCLALGHNFYYNFGRVLDGTACNKEPGAVCVNGRCLKPGCDFILGSKQQEDACMVCGGQNTTCLHHKNVYQSNGLEAGGPFGYNEVAMIPAGATHIRVTDNSRNYLALQNGRSQFVINGNWKISIPGEYNVAGTKLLYRRSADTWESFEVPGPTQEDLHLMVLATDRNPDIEYEYWLPPGQYALHHGRSPLREAHHTANYLPWDQPTTTTTTTTTRPPPVTTRPHWFFRPVKPPRQSPHHNPRQRPHPPRQEREENHRNLLPQPSPGKHCGKCHRVKGRRERQRQYCKKDFVFRARVLGKLYRGEETRYDVQIIHTYRNAFRLEHREFLWAPNVCDCPQLEEGKQYIMMVRRHINYEHTLNRILLEEESYVVPYRPREDEQLRPLERLCSNRGPKQPAD, from the exons TCGTGGGTTTCTGCGTGGCATCCGTCCAGTGAGTCTTCATCGGGGCGTCTGGCCCGCGCCCGGCGGCAGCTGCACTTCAGGAACGAGTGGGCGGAGTGGAGCGGCTGGTCTGTCTGCTCACGCAGCTGTGGGGGCGGAGCCTCAGTGAGGACGCGCACCTGCATCACCAG GAACCCAGTGGGTGGACCGTGCACAGGAGACCCCAGACAATACAAGATCTGCAACACCAAG GAGTGTCCCCCCAGCTCGGAGGACTTCAGAGAGATGCAGTGTGCTGCCTTCAATGACCGACCGTTAGTGGCTGGAACTTCCTTCAGATGGACGACTTTTCATGGAG GCTCTAACCCCTGTGAGCTGAGCTGTCTGGCCCTCGGTCACAACTTCTACTACAACTTTGGCCGAGTGCTCGATGGCACCGCTTGCAACAAGGAGCCTGGAGCGGTGTGTGTCAACGGGCGCTGCCTG AAGCCCGGCTGTGACTTCATCTTGGGTTCAAAGCAGCAGGAGGATGCCTGCATGGTGTGTGGAGGGCAAAACACCACCTGCCTGCACCACAAGAACGTGTACCAGAGCAACGGTCTGGAGGCAG GCGGACCTTTTGGATACAATGAAGTGGCCATGATACCAGCTGGAGCCACTCACATCAGAGTCACTGATAACAGCAGGAACTATCTAG CCCTCCAGAACGGTCGCTCCCAGTTTGTGATCAACGGTAACTGGAAGATCAGCATTCCAGGCGAGTACAACGTAGCTGGGACGAAGCTGCTGTACCGGCGCTCTGCGGACACCTGGGAAAGCTTCGAGGTTCCCGGACCGACCCAGGAAGACCTCCATCTAATG GTGCTGGCGACAGACAGAAACCCGGACATCGAGTATGAGTACTGGCTGCCCCCAGGCCAGTACGCCCTCCACCATGGGAGGAGTCCACTGCGTGAAGCCCACCACACGGCCAACTACCTCCCCTGGGACCAACCCACCaccacaaccacaaccacaaccacCCGGCCTCCTCCTGTCACCACCCGGCCACACTGGT TTTTCAGACCTGTGAAGCCGCCACGCCAATCTCCTCATCACAACCCACGCCAGCGCCCTCACCCGCCACGCCAGGAGCGAGAGGAGAACCACAGAAACCTGCTGCCTCAGCCCTCACCTGGAA agcattgtgggaaatgtcaTCGAGTCAAAGGTCGCAGGGAACGCCAGAGACAGTACTGCAAGAAGGACTTTG TTTTCCGCGCCAGAGTCCTTGGGAAGCTGTACCGAGGAGAAGAGACGCGTTACGACGTCCAGATCATCCACACCTACAGGAACGCCTTCCGTCTGGAGCACCGGGAGTTCCTGTGGGCTCCCAATGTGTGCGACTGCCCCCAGCTGGAGGAGGGGAAGCAGTACATAATGATGGTGCGCCGCCACATTAACTATGAGCACACGCTGAACCGCatcctgctggaggaggagagctaCGTGGTGCCGTACAGACCGAGAGAGGACGAGCAGCTGCGACCGCTTGAGAGACTCTGCAGCAACAGAGGACCCAAACAGCCGGCAGACTGA